A genomic segment from Melanotaenia boesemani isolate fMelBoe1 chromosome 9, fMelBoe1.pri, whole genome shotgun sequence encodes:
- the LOC121645754 gene encoding von Willebrand factor A domain-containing protein 5A-like isoform X13 — MVNCCGLLTAQKEPVPLKSIEVELQVRDHVATVVSTLNYENKEDKPVEAVFVFPLPGDAAVCHFSAKVGQTHIVAEVKEKQQAREEYDDALSSGQQAFLLEESDQSPDIFSLSVGSLPPGESASIRLEYVTELAVQADDGLRFCLPAVLNPRYQPQGSEDVSVQVTSVPASLVPYSLSFSARVSSPRPVSKVESSCSLEPLQYLNTDQTQAMVKLAAGHKFDRDVELLIYYKDAHQPTAVVEAGQASAKPGTLMGDPVVMVSLYPEFPQSVMSSLASCGEFVFLLDRSGSMKRSINNSKQEETPISSARDTLLLLLKSLSMGCYFNIYSFGSTFEHIFPKSVEYNEKSMKKALKKVEEMQADLGGTEILKPLKHIYKQPCIPKQPRQLFVFTDGEVGNTKEVIDLVKKNAGSHRCFSFGIGEGASSALINGLAKEGGGHAQFITGTDRMQPKVMQSLRFALQPAVEDISVTWDLPKGVSATVLSPPITAIFQGQRSLIYAQLTGQCLEAAEGCVMVKYSLAGHPSQNQLHFHLKPAEDTGLTIHRLAARTLIRSLELEDRSDRGQQDEGVKKKVVELSVQSGVSSSFTAFIAVNKDSGESIQGPLARRNIPTPGFYGQTLGCSPRRRLGAVPIIGCSAAPLNHGVKMFSGKAGKASGRVKAAAPQQPLREPLLQLVSLQKASGSWMLEAPLASALGKTSDEVEKLKPASVNKEVWATILALIWLHGFKMDVKEEWELLAMKAASWLRAQNGPCVTECVEAGNALLGCSVQKDALGL, encoded by the exons ATGGTGAACTGCTGTGGTCTGTTAACTGCGCAAAAAGAACCAG TTCCTCTAAAGAGCATCGAGGTGGAGCTGCAGGTGAGGGACCATGTAGCTACAGTGGTTTCCACTCTGAACTACGAGAACAAGGAGGACAAACCAGTAGAAGCTGTTTTTGTCTTCCCTCTGCCTGGAGATGCAGCTGTGTGTCATTTCAGTGCAAAGGTTGGACAGACACATATTGTAGCTGAAGTGAAGGAGAAACAGCAG GCTCGAGAGGAGTATGATGATGCTTTGAGCTCTGGTCAGCAGGCCTTCCTGTTGGAGGAGAGTGATCAGAGTCCAGATATATTCTCTCTGAGTGTGGGCAGTCTGCCTCCAGGAGAGAGCGCCTCCATCAGGCTGGAGTACGTCACTGAGCTGGCTGTGCAGGCTGATGATGGGCTGAGGTTCTGTCTGCCTGCTGTCCTCAATCCTCGCTACCAACCTCAGG GTAGCGAAGATGTCAGTGTCCAGGTGACGTCAGTTCCAGCCTCTTTGGTTCCCTACAGTCTGTCCTTTTCTGCCCGAGTCTCCTCTCCTCGTCCAGTCTCTAAAGTAGAGTCCAGTTGTTCCCTGGAGCCTCTTCAGTACCTCAACACTGATCAGACACAGGCCATG GTTAAGTTGGCTGCAGGACACAAGTTTGACAGAGATGTTGAGCTGCTGATTTATTACAAAGATGCCCACCAGCCCACTGCTGTGGTGGAGGCAGGACAGGCCTCTGCAAAGCCTG GAACTCTGATGGGTGATCCAGTGGTGATGGTGAGCCTGTACCCTGAGTTCCCCCAGTCTGTGATGTCCTCACTCGCCTCATGTGGGGAGTTTGTGTTCTTATTGGATCGATCGGGAAGTATGAAACGTTCCATTAATAACAGCAAGCAGGAAGAAACTCCCATTAGCAGTGCAAGG GACACTCTGCTGCTCCTGTTGAAGAGTTTATCAATGGGCTGCTACTTCAATATCTACAGTTTTGGGTCCACATTTGAACACATCTTCCC TAAGAGTGTAGAGTACAATGAGAAGAGCATGAAGAAGGCTCTGAAGAAAGTTGAGGAGATGCAGGCTGACCTGGGAGGAACAGAGATCCTTAAGCCCCTCAAACACATTTACAAGCAGCCCTGCATTCCCAAGCAGCCCAGACAG CTGTTTGTCTTCActgatggagaggtggggaacaCCAAAGAAGTTATTGATCTGGTTAAGAAGAATGCAGGTTCCCACAG GTGTTTCTCTTTTGGGATTGGAGAAGGAGCCAGCTCTGCTCTTATCAATGGGTTGGCCAAGGAGGGAGGAGGTCATGCTCAGTTCATCACAGGGACTGACAGGATGCAGCCAAAA GTGATGCAGTCGCTGCGGTTTGCACTGCAGCCAGCTGTGGAGGACATCTCAGTAACATGGGATTTACCAAAGGGAGTGTCAGCCACTGTCCTCTCTCCACCAATCACAGCAATTTTCCAGGGGCAGAGGTCACTGATTTATGCCCAGCTCACTGGACAG TGTTTAGAGGCAGCAGAGGGCTGTGTGATGGTGAAGTACAGCCTCGCAGGTCATCCCTCTCAGAACCAGCTGCACTTCCATCTCAAACCAGCAGAGGACACTGG ATTAACAATCCACAGGTTGGCTGCTCGTACTCTGATTCGCTCCCTGGAGTTGGAGGACAGATCTGACAGAGGACAGCAAGATGAAGGAGTGAAGAAGAAGGTGGTGGAGCTCAGTGTCCAATCAGGAGTGAGCAGTTCTTTTACTGCCTTCATTGCTGTCAACAAAGACAGTGGCGAGTCGATTCAAGGACCTCTGGCACGCAGAAATATTCCAACACCAG GGTTTTATGGACAGACATTGGGTTGTTCTCCAAGGAGGAGGTTAGGTG CAGTTCCCATTATAGGCTGCTCTGCGGCTCCATTAAATCATGGTG TGAAAATGTTCAGTGGAAAGGCAGGAAAAGCATCTGGTAGAG TTAAAGCTGCTGCTCCCCAGCAGCCCCTCAGAGAGCCTCTTCTGCAGTTGGTGTCCCTGCAGAAGGCGTCTGGTAGTTGGATGCTGGAGGCTCCTCTGGCCTCTGCACTGGGAAAGACCAGTGACGAGGTGGAGAAGTTAAAGCCTGCATCG GTTAACAAGGAGGTGTGGGCCACCATTCTGGCTCTGATCTGGCTTCATGGTTTCAAGATGGATGTAAAGGAGGAGTGGGAGCTTCTGGCCATGAAGGCTGCATCATGGCTCCGTGCTCAGAATG GACCATGTGTGACAGAGTGTGTGGAAGCAGGAAATGCACTGCTGGGCTGCAGCGTGCAGAAAGACGCTCTGGGGCTCTGA
- the LOC121645754 gene encoding von Willebrand factor A domain-containing protein 5A-like isoform X17 has protein sequence MVNCCGLLTAQKEPVPLKSIEVELQVRDHVATVVSTLNYENKEDKPVEAVFVFPLPGDAAVCHFSAKVGQTHIVAEVKEKQQAREEYDDALSSGQQAFLLEESDQSPDIFSLSVGSLPPGESASIRLEYVTELAVQADDGLRFCLPAVLNPRYQPQGSEDVSVQVTSVPASLVPYSLSFSARVSSPRPVSKVESSCSLEPLQYLNTDQTQAMVKLAAGHKFDRDVELLIYYKDAHQPTAVVEAGQASAKPGTLMGDPVVMVSLYPEFPQSVMSSLASCGEFVFLLDRSGSMKRSINNSKQEETPISSARDTLLLLLKSLSMGCYFNIYSFGSTFEHIFPKSVEYNEKSMKKALKKVEEMQADLGGTEILKPLKHIYKQPCIPKQPRQLFVFTDGEVGNTKEVIDLVKKNAGSHRCFSFGIGEGASSALINGLAKEGGGHAQFITGTDRMQPKVMQSLRFALQPAVEDISVTWDLPKGVSATVLSPPITAIFQGQRSLIYAQLTGQCLEAAEGCVMVKYSLAGHPSQNQLHFHLKPAEDTGLTIHRLAARTLIRSLELEDRSDRGQQDEGVKKKVVELSVQSGVSSSFTAFIAVNKDSGESIQGPLARRNIPTPGFYGQTLGCSPRRRLGAVPIIGCSAAPLNHGVKMFSGKAGKASGRGS, from the exons ATGGTGAACTGCTGTGGTCTGTTAACTGCGCAAAAAGAACCAG TTCCTCTAAAGAGCATCGAGGTGGAGCTGCAGGTGAGGGACCATGTAGCTACAGTGGTTTCCACTCTGAACTACGAGAACAAGGAGGACAAACCAGTAGAAGCTGTTTTTGTCTTCCCTCTGCCTGGAGATGCAGCTGTGTGTCATTTCAGTGCAAAGGTTGGACAGACACATATTGTAGCTGAAGTGAAGGAGAAACAGCAG GCTCGAGAGGAGTATGATGATGCTTTGAGCTCTGGTCAGCAGGCCTTCCTGTTGGAGGAGAGTGATCAGAGTCCAGATATATTCTCTCTGAGTGTGGGCAGTCTGCCTCCAGGAGAGAGCGCCTCCATCAGGCTGGAGTACGTCACTGAGCTGGCTGTGCAGGCTGATGATGGGCTGAGGTTCTGTCTGCCTGCTGTCCTCAATCCTCGCTACCAACCTCAGG GTAGCGAAGATGTCAGTGTCCAGGTGACGTCAGTTCCAGCCTCTTTGGTTCCCTACAGTCTGTCCTTTTCTGCCCGAGTCTCCTCTCCTCGTCCAGTCTCTAAAGTAGAGTCCAGTTGTTCCCTGGAGCCTCTTCAGTACCTCAACACTGATCAGACACAGGCCATG GTTAAGTTGGCTGCAGGACACAAGTTTGACAGAGATGTTGAGCTGCTGATTTATTACAAAGATGCCCACCAGCCCACTGCTGTGGTGGAGGCAGGACAGGCCTCTGCAAAGCCTG GAACTCTGATGGGTGATCCAGTGGTGATGGTGAGCCTGTACCCTGAGTTCCCCCAGTCTGTGATGTCCTCACTCGCCTCATGTGGGGAGTTTGTGTTCTTATTGGATCGATCGGGAAGTATGAAACGTTCCATTAATAACAGCAAGCAGGAAGAAACTCCCATTAGCAGTGCAAGG GACACTCTGCTGCTCCTGTTGAAGAGTTTATCAATGGGCTGCTACTTCAATATCTACAGTTTTGGGTCCACATTTGAACACATCTTCCC TAAGAGTGTAGAGTACAATGAGAAGAGCATGAAGAAGGCTCTGAAGAAAGTTGAGGAGATGCAGGCTGACCTGGGAGGAACAGAGATCCTTAAGCCCCTCAAACACATTTACAAGCAGCCCTGCATTCCCAAGCAGCCCAGACAG CTGTTTGTCTTCActgatggagaggtggggaacaCCAAAGAAGTTATTGATCTGGTTAAGAAGAATGCAGGTTCCCACAG GTGTTTCTCTTTTGGGATTGGAGAAGGAGCCAGCTCTGCTCTTATCAATGGGTTGGCCAAGGAGGGAGGAGGTCATGCTCAGTTCATCACAGGGACTGACAGGATGCAGCCAAAA GTGATGCAGTCGCTGCGGTTTGCACTGCAGCCAGCTGTGGAGGACATCTCAGTAACATGGGATTTACCAAAGGGAGTGTCAGCCACTGTCCTCTCTCCACCAATCACAGCAATTTTCCAGGGGCAGAGGTCACTGATTTATGCCCAGCTCACTGGACAG TGTTTAGAGGCAGCAGAGGGCTGTGTGATGGTGAAGTACAGCCTCGCAGGTCATCCCTCTCAGAACCAGCTGCACTTCCATCTCAAACCAGCAGAGGACACTGG ATTAACAATCCACAGGTTGGCTGCTCGTACTCTGATTCGCTCCCTGGAGTTGGAGGACAGATCTGACAGAGGACAGCAAGATGAAGGAGTGAAGAAGAAGGTGGTGGAGCTCAGTGTCCAATCAGGAGTGAGCAGTTCTTTTACTGCCTTCATTGCTGTCAACAAAGACAGTGGCGAGTCGATTCAAGGACCTCTGGCACGCAGAAATATTCCAACACCAG GGTTTTATGGACAGACATTGGGTTGTTCTCCAAGGAGGAGGTTAGGTG CAGTTCCCATTATAGGCTGCTCTGCGGCTCCATTAAATCATGGTG TGAAAATGTTCAGTGGAAAGGCAGGAAAAGCATCTGGTAGAGGTAG TTAA
- the LOC121645754 gene encoding von Willebrand factor A domain-containing protein 5A-like isoform X4 has translation MVNCCGLLTAQKEPVPLKSIEVELQVRDHVATVVSTLNYENKEDKPVEAVFVFPLPGDAAVCHFSAKVGQTHIVAEVKEKQQAREEYDDALSSGQQAFLLEESDQSPDIFSLSVGSLPPGESASIRLEYVTELAVQADDGLRFCLPAVLNPRYQPQGSEDVSVQVTSVPASLVPYSLSFSARVSSPRPVSKVESSCSLEPLQYLNTDQTQAMVKLAAGHKFDRDVELLIYYKDAHQPTAVVEAGQASAKPGTLMGDPVVMVSLYPEFPQSVMSSLASCGEFVFLLDRSGSMKRSINNSKQEETPISSARDTLLLLLKSLSMGCYFNIYSFGSTFEHIFPKSVEYNEKSMKKALKKVEEMQADLGGTEILKPLKHIYKQPCIPKQPRQLFVFTDGEVGNTKEVIDLVKKNAGSHRCFSFGIGEGASSALINGLAKEGGGHAQFITGTDRMQPKVMQSLRFALQPAVEDISVTWDLPKGVSATVLSPPITAIFQGQRSLIYAQLTGQCLEAAEGCVMVKYSLAGHPSQNQLHFHLKPAEDTGLTIHRLAARTLIRSLELEDRSDRGQQDEGVKKKVVELSVQSGVSSSFTAFIAVNKDSGESIQGPLARRNIPTPGFYGQTLGCSPRRRLDHMMACAAVPPVFYDSADVVYESTELLETCCHFADLTESYDDVEDGAAVPQQPLRGPLLQLVSLQKASGYWMLDAALASALGKTSEEVEKSKPAPVNKEVWATILALIWLHGFKMDVKEEWELLAMKAASWLRVQNAPCVTECVEAGNVLLGCSVQKDALGI, from the exons ATGGTGAACTGCTGTGGTCTGTTAACTGCGCAAAAAGAACCAG TTCCTCTAAAGAGCATCGAGGTGGAGCTGCAGGTGAGGGACCATGTAGCTACAGTGGTTTCCACTCTGAACTACGAGAACAAGGAGGACAAACCAGTAGAAGCTGTTTTTGTCTTCCCTCTGCCTGGAGATGCAGCTGTGTGTCATTTCAGTGCAAAGGTTGGACAGACACATATTGTAGCTGAAGTGAAGGAGAAACAGCAG GCTCGAGAGGAGTATGATGATGCTTTGAGCTCTGGTCAGCAGGCCTTCCTGTTGGAGGAGAGTGATCAGAGTCCAGATATATTCTCTCTGAGTGTGGGCAGTCTGCCTCCAGGAGAGAGCGCCTCCATCAGGCTGGAGTACGTCACTGAGCTGGCTGTGCAGGCTGATGATGGGCTGAGGTTCTGTCTGCCTGCTGTCCTCAATCCTCGCTACCAACCTCAGG GTAGCGAAGATGTCAGTGTCCAGGTGACGTCAGTTCCAGCCTCTTTGGTTCCCTACAGTCTGTCCTTTTCTGCCCGAGTCTCCTCTCCTCGTCCAGTCTCTAAAGTAGAGTCCAGTTGTTCCCTGGAGCCTCTTCAGTACCTCAACACTGATCAGACACAGGCCATG GTTAAGTTGGCTGCAGGACACAAGTTTGACAGAGATGTTGAGCTGCTGATTTATTACAAAGATGCCCACCAGCCCACTGCTGTGGTGGAGGCAGGACAGGCCTCTGCAAAGCCTG GAACTCTGATGGGTGATCCAGTGGTGATGGTGAGCCTGTACCCTGAGTTCCCCCAGTCTGTGATGTCCTCACTCGCCTCATGTGGGGAGTTTGTGTTCTTATTGGATCGATCGGGAAGTATGAAACGTTCCATTAATAACAGCAAGCAGGAAGAAACTCCCATTAGCAGTGCAAGG GACACTCTGCTGCTCCTGTTGAAGAGTTTATCAATGGGCTGCTACTTCAATATCTACAGTTTTGGGTCCACATTTGAACACATCTTCCC TAAGAGTGTAGAGTACAATGAGAAGAGCATGAAGAAGGCTCTGAAGAAAGTTGAGGAGATGCAGGCTGACCTGGGAGGAACAGAGATCCTTAAGCCCCTCAAACACATTTACAAGCAGCCCTGCATTCCCAAGCAGCCCAGACAG CTGTTTGTCTTCActgatggagaggtggggaacaCCAAAGAAGTTATTGATCTGGTTAAGAAGAATGCAGGTTCCCACAG GTGTTTCTCTTTTGGGATTGGAGAAGGAGCCAGCTCTGCTCTTATCAATGGGTTGGCCAAGGAGGGAGGAGGTCATGCTCAGTTCATCACAGGGACTGACAGGATGCAGCCAAAA GTGATGCAGTCGCTGCGGTTTGCACTGCAGCCAGCTGTGGAGGACATCTCAGTAACATGGGATTTACCAAAGGGAGTGTCAGCCACTGTCCTCTCTCCACCAATCACAGCAATTTTCCAGGGGCAGAGGTCACTGATTTATGCCCAGCTCACTGGACAG TGTTTAGAGGCAGCAGAGGGCTGTGTGATGGTGAAGTACAGCCTCGCAGGTCATCCCTCTCAGAACCAGCTGCACTTCCATCTCAAACCAGCAGAGGACACTGG ATTAACAATCCACAGGTTGGCTGCTCGTACTCTGATTCGCTCCCTGGAGTTGGAGGACAGATCTGACAGAGGACAGCAAGATGAAGGAGTGAAGAAGAAGGTGGTGGAGCTCAGTGTCCAATCAGGAGTGAGCAGTTCTTTTACTGCCTTCATTGCTGTCAACAAAGACAGTGGCGAGTCGATTCAAGGACCTCTGGCACGCAGAAATATTCCAACACCAG GGTTTTATGGACAGACATTGGGTTGTTCTCCAAGGAGGAGGTTAG ATCACATGATGGCCTGCGCTGCGGTTCCACCAGTTTTCTATG ATTCTGCTGATGTGGTGTATGAATCAACAGAACTTTTGGAAACCTGCTGTCATTTTGCTGACTTGACTGAAA GTTATGATGATGTAGAAGATGGAGCTGCTGTTCCCCAGCAGCCCCTCAGAGGCCCTCTGCTACAGTTGGTGTCCCTGCAGAAGGCGTCTGGTTACTGGATGCTGGATGCAGCTCTGGCCTCTGCACTGGGAAAAACCAGTGAGGAGGTGGAAAAGTCAAAGCCTGCACCG GTTAACAAGGAGGTGTGGGCCACCATTCTGGCTCTGATCTGGCTTCATGGTTTCAAGATGGATGTAAAGGAGGAGTGGGAGCTTCTGGCCATGAAGGCTGCATCATGGCTCCGTGTTCAGAATG CACCATGTGTGACAGAGTGTGTGGAAGCAGGAAATGTGCTGCTGGGCTGCAGCGTGCAGAAAGACGCTCTGGGGATCTGA
- the LOC121645754 gene encoding von Willebrand factor A domain-containing protein 5A-like isoform X2, translating into MVNCCGLLTAQKEPVPLKSIEVELQVRDHVATVVSTLNYENKEDKPVEAVFVFPLPGDAAVCHFSAKVGQTHIVAEVKEKQQAREEYDDALSSGQQAFLLEESDQSPDIFSLSVGSLPPGESASIRLEYVTELAVQADDGLRFCLPAVLNPRYQPQGSEDVSVQVKSVPASLVPYSLSFSARVSSPRPVSKVESSCSLEPLQYLNTDQTQAMVKLAAGHKFDRDVELLIYYKDAHQPTAVVEAGQASAKPGTLMGDPVVMVSLYPEFPQSVMSSLASCGEFVFVLDRSGSMTVPISHSKRQETRISNAKDTLLLLLKSLSMGCYFNIYSFGSRFEHIFPKSVEYNEKSMEEALKKVEKMQADLGGTEILEPLKHIYKQPCIPKQPRQLFVFTDGEVGNTKEVIDLVKKNAGSHRCFSFGIGEGASSALINGLAKEGGGHAQFITGTDRMQPKVMQSLRFALQPAVEDISVTWDLPKGVSATVLSPPITAIFQGQRSLIYAQLTGQRLEAAEGCVMVKYSLAGHPSQNQLHFRLKPAEDTGLTVHRLAARTLIRCLELEDRSDRGQQDEGVKKKLVELSVQSGVSSSFTAFIAVNKDSGESIQGPLERRNIPTPGFYAQMLCSSAGMDSGPYHMMACAAVPPVFYDSADVVYESTELLETCCHFADLTESYDDVEDGAAVPQQPLRGPLLQLVSLQKASGYWMLDAALASALGKTSEEVEKSKPAPVNKEVWATILALIWLHGFKMDVKEEWELLAMKAASWLRVQNAPCVTECVEAGNVLLGCSVQKDALGI; encoded by the exons ATGGTGAACTGCTGTGGTCTGTTAACTGCGCAAAAAGAACCAG TTCCTCTAAAGAGCATCGAGGTGGAGCTGCAGGTGAGGGACCATGTAGCTACAGTGGTTTCCACTCTGAACTACGAGAACAAGGAGGACAAACCAGTAGAAGCTGTTTTTGTCTTCCCTCTGCCTGGAGATGCAGCTGTGTGTCATTTCAGTGCAAAGGTTGGACAGACACATATTGTAGCTGAAGTGAAGGAGAAACAGCAG GCTCGAGAGGAGTATGATGATGCTTTGAGCTCTGGTCAGCAGGCCTTCCTGTTGGAGGAGAGTGATCAGAGTCCAGATATATTCTCTCTGAGTGTGGGCAGTCTGCCTCCAGGAGAGAGCGCCTCCATCAGGCTGGAGTACGTCACTGAGCTGGCTGTGCAGGCTGATGATGGGCTGAGGTTCTGTTTGCCTGCTGTCCTCAATCCTCGCTACCAACCTCAGG GTAGCGAAGATGTCAGTGTCCAGGTGAAGTCAGTTCCAGCCTCTCTGGTTCCCTACAGTCTGTCCTTTTCTGCCCGAGTCTCCTCTCCTCGTCCAGTCTCTAAAGTAGAGTCCAGTTGTTCCCTGGAGCCTCTTCAGTACCTCAACACTGATCAGACACAGGCCATG GTTAAGTTGGCTGCAGGACACAAGTTTGACAGAGATGTTGAGCTGCTGATTTATTACAAAGATGCCCACCAGCCCACTGCTGTGGTGGAGGCAGGACAGGCCTCTGCAAAGCCTG GAACTCTGATGGGTGATCCAGTGGTGATGGTGAGCCTGTACCCTGAGTTCCCCCAGTCTGTGATGTCCTCACTCGCCTCATGTGGGGAGTTTGTGTTTGTACTGGATCGATCAGGGAGTATGACTGTTCCCATCAGTCATAGCAAGCGGCAAGAAACTCGCATTAGCAACGCAAAG GACACTCTGCTGCTCCTGTTGAAGAGTTTATCAATGGGCTGCTACTTCAATATCTACAGTTTTGGGTCCAGATTTGAACACATCTTCCC TAAGAGTGTAGAGTACAATGAGAAGagcatggaggaggctctgaaGAAAGTTGAGAAGATGCAGGCTGACCTGGGAGGAACAGAGATCCTTGAGCCCCTCAAACACATTTACAAGCAGCCCTGCATTCCCAAGCAGCCCAGACAG CTGTTTGTCTTCActgatggagaggtggggaacaCCAAAGAAGTTATTGATCTGGTTAAGAAGAATGCAGGATCCCACAG GTGTTTCTCTTTTGGGATTGGAGAAGGAGCCAGCTCTGCTCTTATCAATGGGTTGGCCAAGGAGGGAGGAGGTCATGCTCAGTTCATCACAGGGACTGACAGGATGCAGCCAAAA GTGATGCAGTCGCTGCGGTTTGCACTGCAGCCAGCTGTGGAGGACATCTCAGTAACATGGGATTTACCAAAGGGAGTGTCAGCCACTGTCCTCTCTCCACCAATCACAGCAATTTTCCAGGGGCAGAGGTCACTGATTTATGCCCAGCTCACTGGACAG CGTTTAGAGGCAGCAGAGGGCTGTGTGATGGTGAAGTACAGCCTCGCAGGCCATCCCTCTCAGAACCAGCTGCACTTCCGTCTCAAACCAGCAGAGGACACTGG ATTAACAGTCCACAGGTTGGCTGCTCGTACTCTGATTCGCTGCCTGGAGTTGGAGGACAGATCTGACAGAGGACAGCAAGATGAAGGAGTGAAGAAGAAGCTGGTGGAGCTCAGTGTCCAATCAGGAGTGAGCAGTTCTTTTACTGCCTTCATTGCTGTCAACAAAGACAGTGGCGAGTCGATTCAAGGACCTCTGGAACGCAGAAATATTCCAACACCAG GGTTTTATGCACAGATGTTGTGTAGTTCTGCAGGGATGGATTCAGGTCCAT ATCACATGATGGCCTGCGCTGCGGTTCCACCAGTTTTCTATG ATTCTGCTGATGTGGTGTATGAATCAACAGAACTTTTGGAAACCTGCTGTCATTTTGCTGACTTGACTGAAA GTTATGATGATGTAGAAGATGGAGCTGCTGTTCCCCAGCAGCCCCTCAGAGGCCCTCTGCTACAGTTGGTGTCCCTGCAGAAGGCGTCTGGTTACTGGATGCTGGATGCAGCTCTGGCCTCTGCACTGGGAAAAACCAGTGAGGAGGTGGAAAAGTCAAAGCCTGCACCG GTTAACAAGGAGGTGTGGGCCACCATTCTGGCTCTGATCTGGCTTCATGGTTTCAAGATGGATGTAAAGGAGGAGTGGGAGCTTCTGGCCATGAAGGCTGCATCATGGCTCCGTGTTCAGAATG CACCATGTGTGACAGAGTGTGTGGAAGCAGGAAATGTGCTGCTGGGCTGCAGCGTGCAGAAAGACGCTCTGGGGATCTGA